In Rutidosis leptorrhynchoides isolate AG116_Rl617_1_P2 chromosome 2, CSIRO_AGI_Rlap_v1, whole genome shotgun sequence, one genomic interval encodes:
- the LOC139888600 gene encoding protein ALP1-like encodes MRSPNAYDVQRLYSKYEEKYGFKGMLGSIDCMHWEWKNCPVALKEQYTRGDHKKPTIMLEAVASYDLWIWHAFFGMAGSNNDINVLNQSYVFDKLKKGTSPLAPFEVNGNQYTKGYYLADGIYPDWATLVKGFACPTDDPRIKFTRFQASARKDVERAFGVLQGRFHILRLTARTMSVNKMRRVMDCCIILHNMILEDQ; translated from the coding sequence ATGAGATCTCCCAATGCATACGATGTTCAACGTTTATATAGTAAATATGAAGAGAAATATGGTTTTAAGGGTATGCTCGggagtattgattgtatgcattgggagtgGAAGAATTGTCCCGTTGCTTTGAAGGAACAATACACTAGGGGTGATCACAAGAAACCTACCATTATGCTTGAAGCAGTTGCTTCGTATGACTTGTGGATTTGGCATGCATTTTTTGGAATGGCGGGTTCCAACAATGATATAAATGTTTTGAATCAATCCTATGTTTTTGATAAACTTAAAAAGGGAACATCTCCACTAGCACCATTTGAGGTAAACGGTAATCAGTACACAAAAGGCTATTACTTAGCTGACGGTATATATCCTGACTGGGCTACTCTAGTCAAAGGTTTTGCGTGTCCGACAGATGATCCAAGGATTAAGTTTACTAGGTTTCAAGCTAGTGCCCGAAAGGATGTAGAGAGGGCATTTGGGGTTCTTCAAGGTCGATTTCATATTTTAAGGTTAACAGCACGCACTATGTCGGTAAACAAGATGCGGAGAGTTATGGACTGTTGTATCATATTACATAATATGATTTTGGAGGATCAATGA